The Cloeon dipterum chromosome 3, ieCloDipt1.1, whole genome shotgun sequence genome includes a region encoding these proteins:
- the LOC135938919 gene encoding uncharacterized protein LOC135938919 — protein MNSMMSETKPCGDVDDAIHELGQMSVDIDAPKPFCLRERLEKLRLLDRCERAALHPWNKSSEEAAGVDCSRHDVGQGQENERQHQWLNLARPSPLRMFNRLHRGSCPARLSQLSLNAHRNLKPYSIPWRREERVRTKSENSDTLDDYVDPWILPTIMPKLELLDSIAVLPDPTILRSRSLEDVRSPSAEEDLDDMSLEIQRLHVNE, from the exons ATGAACAGCATGATGAGCGAGACAAAGCCATGTGGGGACGTAGATGACGCGATTCACGAGCTGGGACAGATGAGTGTGGACATAGACGCCCCTAAGCCATTTTGCCTGCGTGAACGCCTGGAGAAGCTGCGTCTTCTAGATAGGTGTGAAAGGGCTGCCCTCCATCCATGGAACAAATCCAGCGAAGAGGCGGCAGGCGTCGACTGCAGCAGACATGATGTTGGCCAGGGTCAGGAGAATGAGCGGCAACACCAATGGCTCAATTTGGCGCGCCCGTCACCCCTCAGAATGTTTAACAGGTTGCATAGAGGAAGTTGCCCAGCAAGACTCTCACAGCTCTCTTTAAATGCACACAG GAATTTAAAGCCATACAGCATCCCTTGGCGGCGAGAGGAGCGCGTGCGGACAAAAAGTGAAAACTCTGACACGCTGGATGATTATGTGGATCCTTGGATACTTCCAACGATTATGCCAAAACTAGAATTACTGGATAGTATTGCAGTGCTACCAGATCCGACAATATTGCGATCGCGTTCACTGGAAGATGTCCGATCTCCCTCGGCTGAAGAGGACCTGGACGACATGTCGCTTGAAATTCAACGACTGCACGTCAACGAGTGA
- the LOC135940236 gene encoding enoyl-[acyl-carrier-protein] reductase, mitochondrial, producing MATAGMSLRRSSVIISALFRNASRQKSTISHQLVVTQYGDPIKSVSMAEEPLPSLNSNEVKVRMLATTVNPADINTIQGSYAVKPNIPFVGGNEGVGEVIEVGSDVTQLKVGDKVLPAINAWGTWRTYAVCPQNHVFKINPNLSPVEATTMSVNPCTAYRMLKDFVSLKSGDVVIQNGANSAVGQSVIQMCKAWGLKSVNIVRNRPNIEELKRELQELGAHVVLTEEELRTTEVFKSKQLSRPLLGLNCVGGKNALEVTRQLGNKGTMVTYGGMSREPLMVPVSALIFKDQRFVGYWMTRWNKENQGNENWENMYDNIATMIIEKKLAPPKHKLVPFTQFKEAIENALSPKGFIGYKYILDMQK from the exons atgGCTACTGCCGGGATGTCGTTGCGACGGTCAAGTGTGATCATTTCAGCACTTTTTCGCAACGCAAGTCGGCAAAAATCAACTATAAGTCACCAGCTTGTAGTAACACAATATGGGGATCCGATCAAGTCAGTTTCAATGGCTGAAGAACCCTTGCCAAGTCTAAATTCAAATGAG gTGAAAGTTCGTATGCTTGCAACGACTGTGAACCCTGCAGACATTAATACTATCCAGGGATCATACGCTGTGAAGCCAAATATCCCCTTTGTCGGTGGAAATGAGGGCGTCGGCGAGGTTATCGAAGTGGGTTCAGATGTCACGCAGCTCAAAGTCGGTGACAAAGTCTTGCCAGCGATCAACGCTTGGGGCACCTGGCGCACCTACGCTGTTTGTCCACAAAATCACGTTTTCAag ATAAATCCAAATCTCAGCCCTGTTGAAGCCACAACAATGAGCGTAAATCCCTGCACGGCCTACAGAATGCTGAAAGACTTTGTGTCACTGAAAAGTGGTGATGTTGTCATCCAGAACGGAGCCAACAGCGCTGTTGGACAAAGCGTGATTCAGATGTGCAAAGCTTGGGGCTTGAAGTCCGTGAATATTGTTCGGAACAGGCCCAATATCGAGGAATTGAAAAGAGAGTTGCAAGAGCTTGGTGCTCACGTTGTTCTTACTGAAGAAGAGCTAAG GACAACTGAGGTTTTCAAGAGCAAACAATTATCGCGACCTCTTCTTGGATTAAACTGCGTGGGAGGCAAAAATGCCCTGGAAGTCACAAGACAGCTAGGCAACAAGGGAACCATGGTCACCTACGGAGGAATGTCTCGGGAGCCCCTGATGGTCCCTGTTTCGGCCCTGATTTTCAAGGACCAACGCTTCGTCGGCTACTGGATGACACGATGGAACAAAGAAAACCAAGGAAATGAAAACTGGGAGAACATGTATGATAATATTGCAACAATGATAATAGAAAAAAAGCTCGCCCCACCTAAGCACAAGCTAGTCCCATTTACCCAGTTCAAAGAGGCGATTGAAAATGCGCTATCACCCAAAGGTTTCATCGGCTACAAGTACATTTTAGACAtgcagaaatga